The window tggccatccattttcatgATATTGATAAGCTTAGGATCGcatgattggcatgatttttgcttGCTCTTGGTTGCATGAATTTATGAACGGTTCACATCAACAATAGGTCACCCCATGTGCCATTTAGATAATTTGAGGACATTGCTAATGTCCCCACTTTCACAGGGACATTAGCAAAACCCTTCGTATATTAAGAATTAAAAATTTAATTCTTTACCCGCTTCATCAAGCTAGTAATGTattcaccttctttttttttttttgaaaggactAGTCAAGAAATTGGGTTGAGTCCAGAAACCGCTTTTTTAGGCCCAATTAAATTCAGGCCTAGATAGGTTTTGGTTGTGTGCATCAACTTAGACCAGTCGAAAGCAACCTGGCTCAGGTCAAGCCAGGTCGGGGTTgtgtccattaattttaatagtAATACTATATATTATATAGGGTTATTCTAGCAACATAACAACATTTCCTAACCTGCACGGCAGATGTGAGTATGAGagagctcatgtacatgccacgtgTGGCAAGTGTGGCACGTGTGTGTGATCTAACtcaatcatcaaatgggcctagccATATAAATGCTTTTTATTTGAACCAAACTAGATTTATTAGGACTTGTTTGGTTGTTGGGGAATTCATTCCTTAATTTTTATGTTTCCTTGGGAATATTACTGTTAGCTTAGTATTTCCTAAgaaattattaaattattttggTTGATGCATCAGgacaaaaatctaaatttctgtTTAAATTCTCAAATATTTCCATTCATAGCTGGGACAAGTTTTCTAAGGAAAAACTGGAGAATGAAATTCCCGAAAATACGTAAAAGCCAAATAACATGAGAGAGATGATCCCCTGCACACCTTAGGTGAGAACTCTGGTGctcctttgcacacatgtcatgggcacaaaatccgaATGATGCAGCACCACATGACACCCGCATGGCCCAACTTttagcctcatccaaaactctagtgagccTTGATTTTGTACCCATGACATGTGCGCAAAGGTGCATGTGAGTTCTCACCTAAGAAGTTGTGTATgtgatcatctctctctctctctctctctctctctctctctctctctctaagaagTTGTGTATgtgatcatctctctctctctctctctctctctctctctctctgtgcacacacacacacacgctcaAGAACCATACTATAGGACCTGACTCCAACTTGAACTATTGAGAGCCCTAGACAGGTAAGGCAGGGTTGAACTTTGGCTTGGGATCAATAAATTTAGGCCAGTTGGATTGCACTACTGGGTAATGGGACATGGGTCATGTTCAGACCATAAGCGGAACATGTTCTACTTGACAGACACAACCTGAACGGGACCCATTGCCATGTGTAGTCGCACCTAGCCAGCAACACGAACATAGGCACTTCCATATGCAGCCTCAATTTCCAACCTAGCATTTGTAGGTGATATCCGAGCTGAATATCAGATGGGACCAACCTCATGGATCATTTGGCCAACAACTCAGGCTGCTAAACTCCTAAAGAGACTGCACATGTACAAAACAATGGACCGTCccgaagaaaaaataataatgataataataataataataatctcttGGATTGGCGCAGATTCAATTAGGCCAGGCAAGAGTTAGGTTGGAACCTGACGGAGTGCGTTCAAGTcgtgaccgtggggcctaccttgatgtatgtgttgtatatcggcGCCTTCTattagtttttccagctcatttttggacgTGGGGCTAAAACtggagcagatccaaatctcaggtggaccaccaccACAGGAAAtactggtgattgaccattaaaaacttcccgtgggccacaaaagttttggatgaagctgatatttgcatttcccttcatccaagtcggtttgaccttatcaacaggttaaatggcaaataaagattaggctgggctctaagaagtttttaatggtaggcgttcaattaccactgtttcctatggtgtggtccaggtgaGATTTGGACACGCTTCAGTTTTGGGCCCATATACCAGAATGAGCTTTAAAaaaagatggacgacatggatatacaacacatgcatcaaggtggggcccacggtcactGAAACCGCGCCCCTCTTGGACACTCCTCTCAAGGGTGTGTCTCACACAATACATGGCGGCTTGGGTGTACTGCAACATGGGTCGGGGGCCTACGTGTGGAGGTAGCAAACCTCATATAGAAATACTATAGTGGCCAATGTCACTGAAGGCATGTACAGATATGAATACAGCTGCGTGTATTTTGCAAATCTCTTTGTATAGAAAGTGGAGTATATGTCTTACACTCCCGCGGACTACCCAAACGGATACATGGAAACAGGACTACAGGAGACGAGACATACGGGAAACTTCTATCCTCCGCCCCAACATAGGGCACAGGCCGAGGCAGTTGGCAAGAGGCTCTATACGTGCCAAATCGCACACGTGTTACGGATCCGAGCCACTCAGCATGTGAGGGTCACCGTCACCATaccctggcccaaaaattaaaCAACATATAAACGTCAGGTAGGCCACATATATTCATCTTTTCTGCAACCGTCCATTTCTCTAAtgaatgtgtgacccacctgacgaAGACTGACCACGTGACCCACTTGATACGTGGACAGACCTCATTTTGGAACGCCCAACTGACGACTAATCCGGATATAATAGAAATGATATTTTATTGAAGAAGGGAGGAGAGTGGTGGGCCATACCCGAGCTTCAATCTGTTCTCAGGGTTGCCGGTGGAGTAGCCAGTGAAATAGAAAAAGCGGGCCACTGTATAGAAGGCCCCTAATCCTGCAGCGATCAGAGGGTGCCGAATCCCTCCCAGCACCAGCACCGTGAAGAATACCGGCATCACTTCCAGAGAATTCTGGTGTCCTCTCTGCCACGTCACCCCCAAAAAAAACATTTATCACAAAAATACCCCCATTCCTTATTAAATAACCATTTCTCAAAAACAAAGAATGATAAGAAGAggagtatttttgtcattttcaaaAAGTGGGAGCGAACCTGGACACAGTTGAAGAGCTTGGCATCCTTGTTTTCGGATTCTTGAGCGTACAGATTCGGGTAGAATACCTTATACCTGTTAAAcccccaaaaaaagaagaaaagattagATTACACGGGCCATCGTGATgtcggtgatccagaccgttgatcttacTTTTTCCTGGCCTTGCCGACCTGGAAGGCCATCCAGAAGTTGAGAAACACATATGAAACCAGCACGAGCACCACGTATCCATACTCCGCCGGCACTTGGACGactgccatctctctctctctctctctctctccaatccgCTTTTTTAAGGGGTAAAACCGAAGACTAATCCGCTTTTTTAAGGGGTAAAACCGAAGACTTTGAAgtcggaaacggactggctactccccctgccaccagccaatggctggtggtcggtgctctgtgggcaccatcatgatttatgtgtttcatccaagccgtccatatatttttccagataattatATAGCATGAAAACGAAAATGAGATATATaccatctccagtggaccacattacaggaaacagtgttgaatgagcgttgaccattaaaaaccttttaggggctataaaagtttcggatcaagatgatatttgtttttccattcatctatgcctgtgtgacctaatcagatgtcaaataaacagtacagtgggctttatgaggattttaatggtggatatccaatcactgttgttttctcgtggtgtggtctgcctgatatttatatccctctaatttttggtatcaattcctaaaatgatccttgaaaatggatgaacggaatggattaaaaacatacatcatggtggggccatagatcaccgatcaccgaccaccagccaagtcTTGTTGATTAATCCGCATTTCTTGCAAATATGGAATACCGTGTGCCGATCTCTTTCTCTGCGGCACACGTGGCAGGACAACTTATCATTTGAGGGCGCGGATTTAGTCAGGTcgtgactgtgaggcccaccttgatatatatgttgtatatccgccgtctatccgtttttcgaGCTAATTTTTGGACCTGCActcaaaactgaagcagatccaaatctcaagtggatcagaccatgggaaacattggtgattcaacgcccatcattaaaaattttctagggccAACCGTAATGATTATTTACCATCGAACCTATTGAAACGGTCAATAGACGGACgaagagaaaataaaattatcagcttgatccaaaccttttgtggtCCAAAagtggtttttaatggtcaatcaccgttatttcctgtggtgtagtacacctgagatttggatctgcttcagtttcaGTCGGACgttataaaataatctagaaaacgGATGCCCAGCATGGATATACGATAATTACAACAAGGTaggatggatatacaataaatacatcaaggtgggcccacggtcagggccagGTCCCTACCCCACTGAATCCGCGCCCATCATTTGAGACCATCTGTATATTTCTACCCACTATGGATGGAACATGG of the Magnolia sinica isolate HGM2019 chromosome 7, MsV1, whole genome shotgun sequence genome contains:
- the LOC131251428 gene encoding uncharacterized protein LOC131251428 produces the protein MAVVQVPAEYGYVVLVLVSYVFLNFWMAFQVGKARKKYKVFYPNLYAQESENKDAKLFNCVQRGHQNSLEVMPVFFTVLVLGGIRHPLIAAGLGAFYTVARFFYFTGYSTGNPENRLKLGVLGFPALMGLIICTASFGINLLR